The Penaeus vannamei isolate JL-2024 chromosome 39, ASM4276789v1, whole genome shotgun sequence genome includes the window AGTGTATCTAATGGGTTTGGTATGTTACGTGTTTATGCCTTAactatgttttttattttccttttcaaatgattttgataatataaGATCTCGGTAGGCCTATGCATAATAAAATTGATGTAAAGAAGtaaaatacagaagaaaatgagagggaaacatTAATAACTTTGATAAAGATATTCAGGATATTTTAGAATTATTCTTCACCATATTAGAActttaaagggaaaaaagacattTAAATGGAAGTAATACTTATGaaatttatttgttctttgtatATGATGCTTTAATATGTTTTGTGAATGTTTTAACCTACATACAGGGTTTGTTTTCCCCCACCGCAGCGCATCCTTGTTCTCGCACATTTCGACATTGATGGCATATGTGCGAGCAAAATCCTACAGTCTCTCTTCCGCACCGACCACATCCTGTACACAGTCGTTCCTGTCAAAACGCGAACAGATCTCATAAATGCCTATCAACAACATGCTGAACAGGTATGCATTTTACCGAATCATGTGGTGAGCTTTTGACATTCATGATTAGGGGTAAGATGGGTAAATATAGAATTATCAGTTAATGAAAAATTTTATAAATTATTTTGAAGATTATTCATAAAATGAAAAATTGAATTGGTATATGTTcattatataggcctacataatcTGGTAATTATTGACAGTATGGACGCACTTCCCAGAGACCAAGTCCCTGTCTATATGTCGCAAATTTTATTGAACATTTCCAAATTGCTGTGACTGGGGATGCCATTTAGGCCTAAGAGGAGGGTTGATAGGGGGGGGGTTCTACCTCTAAAACCCCCAGGGAAAGATTGTTTTCACCTTGgtatgcacagcaagatagagctgaagcTTGGGAGGATCGAGTGGACTTGGGCTGTGTGGCGGTGCTTTTCGtgaccattttcttttatttatggcgGTACTGTCTGCAGGTTATTTTTTGTATGGAGGACTATAACTTTATGCCTTCTATAAGAATATAATCTTCAATTTTCCTTAGCTTAAAACATTCGTACCATAAAGATTAATCTGGTAAAAGTTTAAGAGCGATGTGCATAGattgagggaaatggacaccgccatcttatagagcggaagataTAGAGTAGGATACATCAAAGTTCTCAGATCAGTGGGTGTATGGCTAGATCCACAGTGTTCTTGGatcctatttattttcatttagaaaACCTTTCTATCTTAGTAATGTAAACACACAATTATTGGGCTTTGGCATCACTGAAGTTGAACAAAGTAGAGGTGCATTGTCAAGCAGCCATGATCCCTGTGCTGACAAACCACAAGAAACCTCCATATCTATTTTAGTAAGATGGAAATTTGGCTTCTTCCTGTTTGATAATAGATTGCTAAGGAGGCTTTCCAGCTCATTAATTTGGCAGGATGTTTGTTGTGGAGATTTGTTGGCCTGACAGTGGTTGCATCAATGAGCATAAAGCCACTGGTTGATATACAGGGGTTTTCTAAATGtttctgaaaaagaaaaagaatatatgtacagtagttttttttttttagatttagacCCCACTACAATATCTGTTCTTATCCTCAGATTAAGCATATCATCTTGCTAAATTGCGGTGGATGTGTAGACATTGTGGACATTCTCCAACCGCCAGAAGATATCATCTTCTTTGTAGCTGACAACCATAGACCCCTTGATATCTGCAATATTTACAATGCTGATCAGGTAAGCATACTGTGAGAGTTTAGGAGAATTAATAAAAAGACTGAAGAGACTATTGATCAAAAATGGAACCATCAGTGTTTTGCTATTTCAGTTATTACCAGCAAATTAATTCTTTAATTTAAATTGTTTGGATATCCTAAGTGTTGAATATGAAATTTTGATCTTTCAATTCTTCTGAGAAAGTCTGTCTGCTTTTCATCTATTTCATCAATGGGAAATTAGTAGCAAGAACAACTTAGTTTTGATTATTGTGTATTGGTATTTTGTCTGAAATTCTTTGAACCTCAGCATGGCATTTCTAGCATAATCATAGCAGGGAGAAGTACTTTTATAGAAGGATTTTTTAGTTGTGATCTGACATATGGGTTGATGATACACCCTGGAAATTTATAGTCAAATAAGGAAGCAATCTACACACTCCTGCCTGAATGTATAACTATGTTAGTTGGTACACTGCTGCAGCATCAACAAACACAGGGACAGTAGTGGATGCTGTGTGCAAGAATGTTAAAAAGAATGTTTCTTTCTATTACAATTTTTATGTAAACCCTTTTCCATTGCACAACCCTACAGAATGTTATGTAAAAAGAAATAGTCTTCAAGTACAAAACTTTGGCCAACCACAAGAATTGATAAAATAGAACTACCAGTTAGATACTGAAGAGAGTTTACTTTTCATTTGTCACATTTTGTTCATTGTTATTTACACATGTACTATTATGGACTTGTAGAATTTCCAGATCtagatatacattatgtatacacacatttatgtcggaatatatgatttatgttttCAATTCTTCTGCTACAGGTCCGAATCTTGACAAAGTTAGGAGACGATGAGGAAGTTCCAGCGTTTGACGATATCTTCCGAGAGGATGAGGTGAGATCTTGAATTTAATTAGTTTTAATCATGGTTGCTACTCATTTGATATGTATCTGATTTATGATTTTCAAGGTATCAGAtctttttgattatatatatttttctcttatgcAAAGGATCTGTCTTGTATCAAGGCTAAGACAATTCTTGCAATGCTTGTATTTTATGTTTTACTTGTTAACCTCTTTGCATATATGTGTTCAAGTTTAACTCCATATTTTGTTGCACAGATTACAGGAAGAGATTTAACGTTTAAAAGTGATATTCAAGGTTTTTGTATCGTCATGATAGAATTGCGTATTTATTGTAAATGAAATAGAATTGAAAATTTCTTTTAGTTGTAAGGTCTGTCTTGAAAATGCTAGTCTTTAATTCTTATTTTGATACCGCagagtgatgaggaagaggagagtgatgaGGAGGGGGGCAAGAGGCAGAGATTTGACGAAGCGGCTCTTGAAAGGCGAAGAGCAAGGCGGCAGTGGGAACAACAACGTCACAAGATTTTATTTGATTATACACAGTTCTCATACTTTGGAAGCTCGGTAAGAAGTGAATGTTCaagcaatttttattattattattattattattattattattattattattattttattgatgcTGAATGGTGAAAATACAAATTGTTTAAGGCatactttttgtcattatcaacttTTAACTTTCACACCTTATATTTCCGATACAAGTTAAAatctaaaaatatgaaaatttatattgaaTTCAGTAAGTTCAAATAGAAAGATGCCTTTCACAACAATTTGATGCAGTCAACAGTGCTTTAATGTATTTGACTCCAGTGCTgatgggtaaaaatgtttggcaagtggacataatAATGGGATTGTTAGCACGcattggcagtttcccctgtttgcgcccagatcgatcggtagtttgcgagcgacatttggcatctaaaagcttttattttgctataatttataaaaatattataattttgaaggtttaccttcattatagatgCCATTgcctttaccatataaatgaagctgctactatcagagaaaaatAAACTCCGTCCGGCGAGCCAGGgacgcgggaatgggcatgatgtgatgccatccgtttttcggtctacaacagccatggcatgtacgaaCATGCCACCTGTTGGCTACGGGATAATGTAAAGGAAATGAGGATTGGCTGCTTATCAGTATGCATACTGTAATAATTACTTTTTATTGTCCTTCAAATTATCCTCAGATGCTGAAATATGACCAAGGGTATCATttagtgttggtggtggagggaacTGGGAAGGCAATTGACCTCCTAGATTCTGATTACCCCCCTATCTGGGTTGTGCCCCAGAAACTAGTTGTACTCACTTTCCTCACCAAACTAAAGGGTTGTTTATATTTTCCTCCATGAGGGTAACAACACATGTGGTGGAAAAACAATGAGAAACTTTGTAAGGCACCATGATAGGGCAAGGCAGGAGGCTGAAGTGAGATATGGCAGGAGAGgctaaatagattaattaaagcTCAGGGAAGGTTTCATTGCAATTTCTCTGAaagtacccccacccccaattccTTGCTCATTGTTATCATGGGGGAAAGCTTGAGAGATGGAAAGTGAGGCCCAATATAAGGGATTATTCCTACATTGGACCTCAGCCCTTGTCTCAGCTTATTTTGCATGTTCTTTTCTTCTGCtggtttccttttccttctcttcggtATTCTCTTGGTAATTAGGCTCGCTTTTATCCCTTGTGGGCAGACTGCTTCTTTTCCTACTTATTTCAAGCCCACCAGGGCCCCATATTAGGGACATTAGGGCTTGCTACTTTACCAGCTAGGCTATCTAAATTTGATATCTCTGGTTTCCTAACCCTTGCCTCTCCGTTGACCATGGCTtcaaccactgatactaataccccctcttaGATGTTTGCTGTCAACTCTCAATTCCGAATCATCCACCAAGGTCAACCTTCAGAAtgtactctttcctctctccgaacatcctccactccatctcctattgcacagtcttcttcattgtctaccccctccccccttattactactactcatcCTTTTTTTGTCCTCCTCCCCACAGAACTACCTCACTCCATACCAACCCTCACTCTATATGAGGCCAGACAGAAAGGATGCCAACAATTCCAAAACTGTACTTTGCTCtgctcccttcccatcttctcaaGGTGTCTTAACATCTCCtacagtatctcttccctctcccccattcaaaTTCcatttccagtctaaatccagatactctaaTATCTACCAATTCTCCAAAGCctacgtctcctcctcctcttcctccctctacctgtcACACCTTGCAATCTAAATGTTCTACCCCATCATCTTCTGCCACAGCCTCTCCtacacccacctctccctccgctcctcgGACATCAATAgtttcccctacctctcttcctcccactcttccccaaaacaccccatcctttcctcactccatttcctcttctttcccttttacctTTACCATTCTTCTTTTTACTCACATGACTACCATATGTTGCAATAATGTTCTTCTCCGGATTCTTCCCCTCTTGACATCCTTCCTGTTACATCACCACTTTCCCCTTGTTCCCTTACATCATTCTCTGGACTCATCTACTTCTCCAGCTACTATTTCTACTGGTATTACCTgttaattatttcattatggcTCTTTTGCAATTTTCCTCATACAattttactctcccttcctcagacacatactCTCCATTTTTTCTAATCTCCCTatacccttaaccccttcccttctttgcCCTTTCCCTACCATTCTATCCTGCAGCGTTCTACAACCTATGACATACAAATTATTAACtctctatttatccttttttctacAGTACTTTACCATAGTTATATGACCTTTAATATTCAGCACGTTTGTTtgctttaaccattaaccattctcagAAAGTACATGTCCATAAAGGatttgtataattataaatatcatcatcattatcactataatccaAAATCTACCTCATTATGAAGAATATGAGGAAAACTTTTCCTAGCCAAACTcaataatacatgtataaatgtgagCTCATTGAGGGGAGTGAATGTATACATTCTCCTGGAATCTGAACCCAGAtttgtagtgtatatatacatgcatcctaTCAGCAGTGGCTTTTTTATACTTAATTTGTGAaattaaaaatgaatatacattggAGTGTTGCATATCGAGTATTACTGTGTCTTAAACTTGACGTAGCAGTATCTTTAGTATATTCATATTGTTTGTTGGAATACTCGGAAGTAAAGATCTGTTTTAGATCATTCTTCAcgtattataagcattattttttactttacagACTGCTTCCTTGATGTTTGATATTGCCTGGAAACTTTCCAAAGATTCCAATGAATTACTATGGTaagatatatatagtttatttgtatatactgaATATCATGtcacatttttttactttttgaaatTAATTTGAAGTATGTTCTCTTTCATCTttaattttgttctcttttttacatGACAGGTGGGCCATTGTAGGGGAAAGTGAATTATTAATGTCAGATAGAATTGAGCAAGATAAGTACCTATTGGTTGCGGCAGAACTACAGAACCATGTCTCGCGTCTAAATCACAAAAGTCAAGATGAACAACCACTTGATTGTTTGAGGATCACATTTGAAAAAGAGTATCCTTTTGTCTTGATGGTGGcaccattgtttttatttatttatttatttatttatctatttcattttttttccctatcTTCTCGGTATAGTCGTTCCCAACAATTTTCTTTCCTGCAAAACAAGAATTTAGTGATATTTGCAAGGTATAAGGGTCTTTACTTTGTCCTTGTAATCTAGTTTTCTCAAATTTGGGTATGTAACATATATTTTTGTGGTTATACAGAGGGAAATGTTCATAGTGTGGGAAAGTTTTCAAAAGGTATTGCTGGGATTTGCTAATGATTGAAAACAAATGTAAATAGTGATTTACAAGAAATTACCTAAAACctctattatattatatgtgaGCAGATCATAGATAATATTAACCATTTATAGTTTTTTCCTCCATATTGTAGTTAAGGTTAAAGGGAGCATAGAATGGAAAGGCCTAGGAAGCAAAATATTTTAGAATAAGTAGAAAATCCTGAACAATTGACATCTTAGAATATTAAaaaattccaataattttttacCTTCAACATGTTAGGCATGTTTAGCTGTAATTTAACATTTTGAAACTccattttcctgtctttttttgcttatttatttattcatttattatcaagaAACCCAAGATTATATTGACTTGCTTCCCTAGTCATTCAGCATTAGCATTTTGAATCTCTTGTTGATGCAGTTATCAACTTGATACGAGATATATTCCTTAGCAATTTGTAGATTACAGCTGGGCCTTTATCGTCACTGGAGTTTAGTGGAGAGTATGCGACACTCACTCTATACTGCCACCACTCTGAGGCTGTGGACcttgaaaggagagaagagactgCATGAGCTTCTGGCAGAAATGGGGTAAGGAATGCATTTTGTGACTCGTATGTGAGAGCATGTCTGcagtgcttttattttttatttatttttttccttccttccttactcttgGTTACCTTTTTGCAGTGCACGCCTCTTTGTTTATAAATCAGTCACTGGTCATTGGTCACCGTGGAAATTAGAAATATTATCTTTCAGTGATCAAGAGCCAGTGTACTGTGCACACTATTTCTCATTATATAAAAAGCTTTTGGAGATAAAAAGGTAACTTATAGAAATGGTCCGTTTTGATTAAGGCTATGCATTCTTGTAAGAATGAACTGTTCTTTAGCAAATATACTAGTTATTAAATTTTGtctacttttgtttatttgtatttgataATTTCATTGCTTTTAAACAAGTTGTCAGCAGATTAGAGCCACCTTACACTACAAGACATTTGCTTTCTAATTGACATAGAGTTTGCCAACTCTGGAAGGCTGCATTTGTACATCCAGCATTCCTGTACCCTTTAATAAACCTTGATGAATGTAGCTGACAGCACACAAGCCATTTAGACATTTTTGTTGATACACAGCAGGTAACATTCCCTGTACTATTTTACCATCCTTGATGGCTGCATCAGCACAGAAAACTAAGCTGTCATGTATATTTTGACTCCTAGATGTAATAGGCAGCCATAatttatgtagatataatataaaaCTTTGGCAGGGAACATGTTTATATAATGACAGAATACTCAAGATACAAAtatttaatgatataaaaaaaaaactaatatttattgttgttaaacTGCTGTATTTCATGTCATTttgtacaaaaatatttaaaattaatTTTAGATACAGCACATTTTTTACCTTCCATGTTTCATACTTTAACTATTTGAGTTCATGTTTGTTTAAAATAACCTTATTTGATTTTCAACAGACTTCCTTTGTCGCAGTGCAAGCAAAAATACTGCGGAATGGACGTTGCACTTCGTAAGGAACTTCAGTCCCTCTTAGAATCAAAGGCAGAAAAGTATGGTTTAGACAATCTTCTTTTTGCATCATTTACTTTGTCACACGGATTCCGAAGTAAATACAGTGCCTCGGACTATGTGTATGCAACATTAGCTTTATTGGAGACACCGGAAGATGAGAAAACAGCAGCTGATGCCTTTCTGGATGTTTCAGATAGCCTTAGCATGTAAGTGTTAAGTTATTAGGTTGATGATATTGAGTTGGAgtgaatatttgtattttcatgtgAAATATTAACGCTTACCTTAAGTAGCAGGTATGGTACTAAGGCATAATTTCTAACTTTTAGTACGAAATTATCGCTGCTGGAGAAGGGCATCGAAACCAGCAAACAGCAGCTAGAAGCAGTGTATCGGCAAATGCAAACATTCCTTGACATGAACCAAGTGATATCTGCAGGACCTTTCCTTTATGCTACTGTTATTGAGGTATTTGAAGTATGCGGTATACTGTTTTTTGTGATATAATCAAAGATATCAAACTTGACCAAATATTTTGCCTAAAATACATTAACTGGTAATTTTGTCATTGTTGCACTCAAGGATGCATGCAAGTGAACCCATATTACACAACATGAAATAATCCTATGAAATTTGATGTTTTCTTATTAATAACTAATATTTACTGATTATCCAGTGTCCGTGTATATAGGTTTGTCTTCTGCTGAGAAGTATCTTTCTTTTATGTGTAAAATTAAATAACTAGAAAAGACTGTCTTgaagttatgatttttatttgagAGGATTAGAGATGCTCCTTGACTTACAAAACATATATTGAAAATATTAGGTTAATAATGCACCAA containing:
- the Cdc45 gene encoding cell division control protein 45 homolog — its product is MLVSDLRKEFYDVIRGKRILVLAHFDIDGICASKILQSLFRTDHILYTVVPVKTRTDLINAYQQHAEQIKHIILLNCGGCVDIVDILQPPEDIIFFVADNHRPLDICNIYNADQVRILTKLGDDEEVPAFDDIFREDESDEEEESDEEGGKRQRFDEAALERRRARRQWEQQRHKILFDYTQFSYFGSSTASLMFDIAWKLSKDSNELLWWAIVGESELLMSDRIEQDKYLLVAAELQNHVSRLNHKSQDEQPLDCLRITFEKELQLGLYRHWSLVESMRHSLYTATTLRLWTLKGEKRLHELLAEMGLPLSQCKQKYCGMDVALRKELQSLLESKAEKYGLDNLLFASFTLSHGFRSKYSASDYVYATLALLETPEDEKTAADAFLDVSDSLSITKLSLLEKGIETSKQQLEAVYRQMQTFLDMNQVISAGPFLYATVIEGTPDAKFFSSPHCISLLARFTLRAHVAISRSKKSRSLPLIITTPDVKTSESNMCLVCGIPPVSEESPRNFFGKAFEQAADKTGSKAELEFFDTNIIRLSVDDRSKFFDALISLLS